The genomic interval TTATGGGGCAATCACGAGGGTTACCCCTACTGTGCGGTAAGCGGTAAATTGGTTTTTTGCATGTTAACAAACTCCATGTATGGTTTTCAATATAAAACAACTATCCCCGATAATAGCCACAGGTGCGACATCTGGCAACCATGTAAACGTTTCCCTTTCTAAGATAAAATTTATCTACCTGTATAATTATGGAAGATTCTCTTTCAACAATAGACGACATTGACTCTTTAAAAACCTTCGTCAGAAAAAAATATTACTATCTTGGGCAAAACAAGCAACAAGAGATATCCCGCCTTATCTTTGAGATTGCAAAACGTGAAAAGGTTGGATTTTCACTTGTTTTTGAACAGATTCCCCCACCGCCAAGCCGTTTCTCTTTCATTAAAAGTTATTTGCTGGAACGGCGTTATCCTTTGCTTCACCAAAATGGGGTCAAAATAAGCCAGACTTTTTGCGACGTCGATATAAATCCCTCCTTAAGGGTTAATCTCACTACGAAACAAATCATCACGCCGAAACAGTTTTTTGTAGAAGAATCCGTTTTGTCTACCGAAACCGTTCAGCGAATACGCGACAAATTCCCCAACAGTACTTTTACCATGATAGCGTCCTACCGTGAATACGTGAAGAAGAAAGCATTTACTATTGCCGATTACAACAGAAGGCTGGAAAATTTCTTTATTATACGCGAAAAATTTGACTTTTATAAACACTGTCCATGTTCAAACAACTCCGCATCGTGCGGATATTTTGTAATGAATTTAGGGAGCGGATGCCCATATGAATGCACCTATTGCTTTCTTCAAAACTATATTAACTCGCCTGGGATTGTGCTACCGGCAAATATAGAGGATTTTTTCACCGTCTTCAGGAATTTAAAAAAAGACATGCGCCTCGGATCAGGAGAATTAACCGATTCCCTTGCATTCGACCACATTACGGAGTATTCGCCTAAAATCGTGAATTTCTTCCGGCAATATCCCAAAAGCACTTTCGAGTTCAAAACAAAAAGCAACAATGTGCGCTTGCTCACTTCAGCACCCGGAGCAAAGAATATTATCATTTCATGGTCATTGAATCCGCAAAAGTTGATCGACACCGCAGAGTATTTTACCGCTTCCCTGGAGGAAAGGTTAGAAGCAGCGCAAGCATGCACAGCGGCGGGATATCGTGTTGCTTTCCACTTTGATCCGATTATCTGCTATAGTGGATGGGAGACAGATTATGAAGTATTAATCAATACCGTCTTTACCAAAATTGAATCAAACACTATCGCGTGGCTGAGTTTAGGAACATTGCGCATATCGCCTCAATTAAAAAAAATCATTGAAAACCGGTTTCCCGAAAATGCCCTGCTTGACGAAGAATTATTAACCGGTTTCGACGGAAAATTGAGGTATCCGGCAGAGATAAGATCATTTATATACACCACTATGAACTCATGGATACGGAAAAACAACAAAAGTGTTCCCGTTTATTTATGCATGGAGGAAAGAGAAATGCATAGAGACACACATCTCTCCCTTAAACATGAAACAAAACAGACAACGGTAATTTTTTAAAAGAGGGGATGATACATTTCGTGCCAGGGGAAAACCACCGTGAATGGATCTTGAGGCATTCAGATATTTATGTGCAGATAAGATTACAATGAGTGGAAAACTATTCTGTAATGTGTATTATTATCGGTGCAAAACTTTGTTTAACAGAAGATAATATGCAGGCAATCAAGAGGTTTCGACCCGGTTTCTCCCGTTTTTCCTGGATTTGTATAGTGCATCATCTACGGCATTTACCAAGGTTTCTCAGGTTCCATATTGCGGAAAAGACGCAATATACTTACGGTCAGTCGATACGTTTGTCCGTAAACAATCGTGCCAAAACAGGTAACTTCAATTGATTTACGAATTCCTTCTGCTTTTTCTTTTGCCTGCGATACATCTGCTCCCGGCATTATAATTACAAATTCTTAACCACCATATCGTGCCAATACATCTGAAGTTCTTAAAGAATTATTTAATATCTTAGAAACTTCCTACAATACCCGGTCGCCAGCCGTATGACCATACGTATCATTAATACTCTTAAAGTGCCATATCCAAAAGAAGCAAACATACAGACTCATAGCGCCTTTTCGTTAAAGCCAATTGTTTTTTCAACATTTCATCAAAGAATCTTATGTACTGAAACCGTAGCTATTCAGCGTAATTTATTAAACTACCTGAGATCAGAGCACAACTCGTTCCCAAACAGATACTTCACTGTTTTCAATATTCCACTCACAACTGCTTAATTGAGCAATCTTCTGGGCATGGGCAAGCGTATTCTTGCTTTTACGCCACTCTTCTTACATAAATTTTCGTTCAGTAATATCTGTTATTGCCGCTATATAGACGCTGCTTTCCTCTCTTTTCCCGACATCAGAAAAAAACAGGGGAATTCCTATGCACAATACCCACGTAATCTTCACATAAGGATAAATAAGGCGAAATTCCGATTTAAATGTTTTCTTGTTCTTTACTGCATCTGCCCATTCTTTACAATACGCGTGTGAGGTTAATCCCCCCCATGCAGTACGCCCATCCATCCGTTTCCCAGAGATTCATCCGTGGTAAGCCCTGTAATCTTGCACCATTGTTCATTGACAAATAGAAAATTCCATTCAAAATCAGTATAAAAAATTCCAACCGGCAGAATATTTGTTATTGTGCGAAAACGTCTTTCGCTTTCACTGAGTAATTCATTCTTTTGCTTGCACTAAATCAACAAGGATTTCAGTTTATTGATATCCGGGGACAAAGATTCAACATTCTCCATCAAACTGTTTTTTTTTATAAGATGCACTCATTTTTTCCCACCGGACGCAAGTAAACTTCCCACAGCAACGCAAATAATTTCCATGACC from Candidatus Kuenenia stuttgartiensis carries:
- a CDS encoding SPL family radical SAM protein; the encoded protein is MEDSLSTIDDIDSLKTFVRKKYYYLGQNKQQEISRLIFEIAKREKVGFSLVFEQIPPPPSRFSFIKSYLLERRYPLLHQNGVKISQTFCDVDINPSLRVNLTTKQIITPKQFFVEESVLSTETVQRIRDKFPNSTFTMIASYREYVKKKAFTIADYNRRLENFFIIREKFDFYKHCPCSNNSASCGYFVMNLGSGCPYECTYCFLQNYINSPGIVLPANIEDFFTVFRNLKKDMRLGSGELTDSLAFDHITEYSPKIVNFFRQYPKSTFEFKTKSNNVRLLTSAPGAKNIIISWSLNPQKLIDTAEYFTASLEERLEAAQACTAAGYRVAFHFDPIICYSGWETDYEVLINTVFTKIESNTIAWLSLGTLRISPQLKKIIENRFPENALLDEELLTGFDGKLRYPAEIRSFIYTTMNSWIRKNNKSVPVYLCMEEREMHRDTHLSLKHETKQTTVIF
- a CDS encoding diguanylate cyclase domain-containing protein, which gives rise to MSLYVCFFWIWHFKSINDTYGHTAGDRVL